The following proteins are co-located in the Lepisosteus oculatus isolate fLepOcu1 chromosome 9, fLepOcu1.hap2, whole genome shotgun sequence genome:
- the pdcb gene encoding phosducin b, producing the protein MSGHSVEEDLEELPATNTGPKGVINDWRKFKLESEDQESIPPSKRELLRQMSSPYKPNREEEAREKLNRKMSVQEYELIQDEDESCLRKYRKQCMQEMHQRLSFGPRFGSLYELESGEQFLETIEKEHRLTVVVVHIYEDKVKGCDALNNCLSCLAAEYPTVRFCKIKASNTGAGDRFSDSVLPTMLVYKAGELLGNFLCITKHLNEEFYAVDVESFLNEYGLLPEKEFGACQNYEDEADVE; encoded by the exons ATGTCAGGCCACAGTGTGGAGGAAGACTTAGAGGAACTGCCTGCAACAAACACAG GACCCAAGGGAGTGATCAATGACTGGAGGAAGTTCAAATTGGAGAGCGAGGATCAGGAGTCCATCCCCCCCAGCAAGCGCGAGCTCCTCCGGCAGATGTCTTCTCCCTACAAGCCCAACCGGGAAGAGGAAGCTCGGGAGAAACTGAACCGCAAG ATGAGCGTGCAGGAGTACGAGCTGATCCAGGATGAGGATGAAAGCTGCCTCCGCAAGTATCGCAAGCAGTGCATGCAAGAGATGCATCAGCGCCTGAGCTTCGGCCCCAGGTTTGGTTCCCTGTATGAGCTGGAGAGCGGAGAGCAGTTCCTGGAGACCATTGAGAAGGAGCACAGGCTAACGGTGGTGGTGGTGCACATCTATGAAGACAAAGTCAAAGGCTGTGATGCTTTGAACAATTGCCTTTCCTGCCTGGCTGCAGAATACCCTACCGTCAGGTTCTGCAAGATCAAAGCCTCCAACACTGGGGCAGGTGATCGCTTCTCAGACAGTGTGCTGCCCACCATGCTGGTGTACAAGGCAGGAGAGCTTCTGGGCAATTTCCTGTGCATCACAAAGCATCTGAATGAGGAGTTTTATGCAGTAGATGTGGAGTCTTTCTTGAATGAGTATGGCTTGTTACCGGAGAAGGAGTTTGGAGCCTGTCAGAATTACGAAGACGAAGCAGATGTCGAATGA